The DNA region CGGTAACGACCTGTCCGCGATCTCCACGCTGAACGTCGCCCGCGAGATGGGGCTGAGCGTCCCCGACGACCTGTCGGTCATCGGGTTCGACAACATCCCGGAGTCCGCGCTGGTCAATCCGCCGCTGACCACGATCATGCAGCCGCTGCAGCGGATGGGCGCCGAAGCGTTGCGGCTGCTGGTGGACCTGATCGCCGGGGTGGAGCGCGACACCCACATCCGGCTGCCCACCGAGCTCGTGGTGCGCGCCTCGTGCCGCCCCTACCGTCCGCCGGTCAGCGAGGGCTCCCCGGCCGCGCCGGCGGTGCCGGCCCCTGCGGTGTCCGCGCCGGCGGTGCCGGCCCCGGCGGTGCCCGCGCCGGCGGTGCCCGCCTCTTGACCGCGCCGACGCCGCACTCGTAGCCTCGCGGGGTCAATGAAACGTTTCACAGATCGCCGTTGGCTGGAGCATCCGCGGAAGGAATCTGATGACCGATCCCCTGGTGCGGGACCTGCTGGCCCGCAGCAACCGGCTCGGTGCCGACCCGTCCGTCACCAACTACGCCGGCGGCAACACGTCGGCCAAAGGCGCCCAGACCGATCCGGTGACCGGCGAGCCGACCGACCTGCTCTGGGTCAAGGGCTCCGGCGGCGACCTCGGGACCCTCACCGAGCAGGGACTGTCCGTGCTGCGCCTCGACCGGCTGCGGTCCCTGATGGACGTCTACCCGGGAGTCGACCGGGAGGACGAGATGGTCGCCGCGTTGACGTACTGTCTGCACGGGCCGGGCGGCGCGGCGCCGTCGATCGACACCGCGATGCACGGCCTGGTCGACGCGGCTCACGTCGACCACCTGCATCCGGACGCGGCGATCGCGATCGCCACCGCCGCCGACGGACCGGCGCTGACCGAGACGATCTTCGGCGGCCGGGTCGTCTGGGTGCCGTGGCGGCGGCCGGGCTTCCAACTCGGTCTCGACATCGCCACGGTACGGCGGACCCAGCCGCAGGCGATCGGCGTCATCCTCGGTGGACACGGCATCACCGCCTGGGGCGACACCAGCGACGAATGCGAGGCGCGCTCGCGGGAGATCATCTCCACCGCGGCCAGATACCTCGCCCGGCACGGCCGGCCCGAACCGTTCGGTGCCCTGCTCCACCCGCCGCTGCCGCTGGAGCAGCGTCGGACCCGGGCCGCCGCGCTCTTTCCCGTCCTGCGTCGGCTCGCCAGCACCGACCGGCGGCAGGTGGGTCACTACCTCGACGACGACGTGGTGCTGGACTTCGTCGGCCGGGAACGGATGCCGCACCTCGCGGCCCTGGGCACCTCCTGCCCGGACCACTTCCTGCGGACGAAGATCCGGCCGATGGTGCTCGACCTGGCACCGACGGCCGGGCTGGCGGAGACGACGGAGCGTTTGGCGCAGCTGCACGCCGACTACCGGGCGGACTACCAGGCCTACTACGAGCGGTACGCCGGCCCGGACAGCCCCGCGATGCGCGGCGCCGACCCGGCCGTCGTCCTGGTACCGGGCGTGGGCATGTTCAGCTTCGGCGCGGACAAGCAGACCGCCCGCGTCGCCGGCGAGTTCTACGTCAACGCCATCGCCGTGATGCGCGGCGCCGAGGCGGTGTCGACGTACGCGCCGATCGACGAGGCGGAGAAGTTCGGCATCGAGTACTGGGCGCTGGAGGAGGCCAAGCTGCGGCGCAGGCCGAAACCCCGGCCGCTGGCGACCCGGGTCGCGCTGGTCACCGGTGGCGGGTCGGGCATCGGCCGGGCGATCGCCCATCGGCTCGCCGCCGAGGGTGCCTGCGTCGCGGTCACCGACCGCGACGCCGCCGCCGCGCAGGCGGTGGCGGACGAGATCGGCGGCGGCCCGGACGTCGCTGTCGCCGTACCGCTGGACGTCACCGACGAGGCGCAGGTCGACGATGCGGTGCGGGCCACCGTACTGGCCTTCGGCGGCATCGACCTGGTGGTCAACAACGCCGGACTGTCACTGTCGAAGCCGCTGATGGAGACCACCGCCGAGGACTGGGACGTCCAGCACGACGTGATGGCCAAGGGCTCCTTCCTGGTGTCCAGGGAGACCGCCCGGGTGCTCGTCGCCCAGCGGATGGGCGGCGACATCGTCTACATCGCCAGCAAGAACGCGGTCTTCGCCGGCCCGAACAACATCGCCTACGGCGCGGCAAAAGCCGACCAGGCCCATCAGGTCCGGCTGCTCGCGGCGGAACTCGGCGCGCACGGCATCCGGGTCAACGGCGTCAACCCCGACGGCGTCGTGCGCGGTTCCGGGATCTTCGCCGGCGGCTGGGGTGCCGACCGGGCGGCGGTGTACGGCGTACCGCTGGAGCGGCTCGGCGAGTTCTACGCCCAGCGCACCCTGCTCAAACGGGAGGTCGGGCCGGAGCACGTGGCCAACGCCGTCGTCGCGCTCACCGCTGGTGACTTGTCGCACACCACCGGCCTGCTCGTGCCGGTCGACGCCGGCGTCACCGCCGCCTTCCTGCGATG from Solwaraspora sp. WMMD791 includes:
- a CDS encoding bifunctional aldolase/short-chain dehydrogenase produces the protein MTDPLVRDLLARSNRLGADPSVTNYAGGNTSAKGAQTDPVTGEPTDLLWVKGSGGDLGTLTEQGLSVLRLDRLRSLMDVYPGVDREDEMVAALTYCLHGPGGAAPSIDTAMHGLVDAAHVDHLHPDAAIAIATAADGPALTETIFGGRVVWVPWRRPGFQLGLDIATVRRTQPQAIGVILGGHGITAWGDTSDECEARSREIISTAARYLARHGRPEPFGALLHPPLPLEQRRTRAAALFPVLRRLASTDRRQVGHYLDDDVVLDFVGRERMPHLAALGTSCPDHFLRTKIRPMVLDLAPTAGLAETTERLAQLHADYRADYQAYYERYAGPDSPAMRGADPAVVLVPGVGMFSFGADKQTARVAGEFYVNAIAVMRGAEAVSTYAPIDEAEKFGIEYWALEEAKLRRRPKPRPLATRVALVTGGGSGIGRAIAHRLAAEGACVAVTDRDAAAAQAVADEIGGGPDVAVAVPLDVTDEAQVDDAVRATVLAFGGIDLVVNNAGLSLSKPLMETTAEDWDVQHDVMAKGSFLVSRETARVLVAQRMGGDIVYIASKNAVFAGPNNIAYGAAKADQAHQVRLLAAELGAHGIRVNGVNPDGVVRGSGIFAGGWGADRAAVYGVPLERLGEFYAQRTLLKREVGPEHVANAVVALTAGDLSHTTGLLVPVDAGVTAAFLR